In the genome of Neisseria animaloris, one region contains:
- a CDS encoding YceI family protein has translation MFKKALIVSASLLALAACSPSETAQSAQPAAEAVQAVPQTPADWEVSNAGITFLSSKINKQLGSVTEQSRFKASQAVLGKDGEFKMEVDLSSVSTGIEIRDQRLKDWVFETAKFAKANVTGKVDVDAVNKLAIGETVNLKQPLVLDIHGKQINLEADLSAQRISADKIMVSTLSPVLLDVKAMDMVGGVAQLVEVMGLSSIVQQIPVSFNAEFTRKE, from the coding sequence ATGTTTAAAAAAGCACTTATTGTATCGGCTTCTTTACTGGCTCTTGCTGCCTGCTCACCCAGCGAAACTGCACAATCTGCACAACCTGCTGCAGAAGCCGTACAAGCCGTGCCGCAAACCCCTGCCGATTGGGAAGTATCTAACGCCGGTATTACCTTCCTGAGCAGCAAAATCAACAAACAATTGGGCAGTGTAACTGAGCAATCACGCTTCAAAGCCAGCCAAGCCGTATTAGGCAAAGACGGTGAATTCAAAATGGAAGTGGATTTGAGCAGTGTAAGCACCGGTATTGAAATCCGCGACCAGCGCTTGAAAGATTGGGTATTTGAAACTGCCAAATTCGCTAAAGCCAATGTTACTGGCAAAGTAGATGTAGATGCCGTGAACAAACTGGCTATCGGTGAAACTGTGAATTTGAAACAGCCTTTGGTTTTGGACATTCACGGCAAACAAATCAATCTTGAAGCCGACCTATCTGCACAACGCATCAGCGCAGACAAAATCATGGTTAGCACTCTAAGCCCTGTTCTCTTGGATGTTAAAGCAATGGACATGGTCGGCGGTGTAGCTCAACTGGTTGAAGTAATGGGCTTAAGCTCTATCGTTCAACAAATTCCGGTTTCTTTTAACGCTGAATTTACCCGTAAAGAGTAA
- a CDS encoding fumarylacetoacetate hydrolase family protein, with protein sequence MTEVILEKQRVDVNNIYCIGRNYVDHIAELKNGMPAEPVVFMKPNNSILHSGGTIRLPVYSHSVHYESELVLLIGKDSDGLDYDDLTGIIAGYGVGLDLTARDVQSRLKEKGLPWTKAKGFRGAACVSEFIGPDKLRNPNNCKFTFKVNGKIRQCGETSHMIYPLPAILKELAETYGLCKGDVVFTGTPAGVGELHTGDKLELDLAETVQAFFDVG encoded by the coding sequence GTGACGGAAGTCATATTGGAAAAGCAGAGGGTAGATGTCAACAATATCTATTGTATCGGCCGAAATTATGTAGATCATATTGCCGAATTGAAAAATGGAATGCCTGCCGAACCGGTGGTGTTTATGAAGCCGAACAACAGTATTTTGCACTCAGGCGGCACCATCCGCCTGCCGGTGTACAGTCATTCGGTGCATTATGAAAGCGAATTGGTGTTATTGATCGGCAAAGATTCAGATGGCCTCGATTACGATGATTTGACTGGAATCATTGCCGGCTACGGTGTGGGCTTGGACTTAACCGCACGCGATGTACAAAGCCGTTTGAAAGAAAAAGGTTTGCCGTGGACTAAGGCCAAAGGCTTCCGGGGTGCGGCATGTGTGTCGGAGTTTATCGGGCCGGACAAGTTACGTAACCCGAACAATTGTAAATTTACTTTTAAAGTAAACGGTAAAATACGCCAATGCGGTGAAACTTCACACATGATTTATCCGTTGCCGGCGATTTTGAAAGAACTTGCCGAAACTTATGGTTTGTGTAAGGGCGATGTGGTTTTCACCGGTACGCCGGCGGGAGTGGGCGAATTGCACACGGGGGATAAGCTAGAATTGGATTTGGCCGAAACGGTACAGGCGTTTTTTGATGTGGGTTGA
- a CDS encoding proline--tRNA ligase produces the protein MKASQFFISTLKEAPTEAALASHKLMLRAGLIKANASGLYTWMPMGLRVLRKVENIVREEMNRAGAVELLMPVVQPAELWQESGRWEFYGKELLRLKDRHDRDFCMGPTCEEVITDIVRKEITSYKQLPKNFYHIQTKFRDEVRPRFGVMRAREFVMKDAYSFHTDYESLVEGYNAMYDAYCRIFNRLGLNYRPVAADTGSIGGTGSHEFQVLAESGEDVIAYSDESDFAANVELAPTLPQQGERAAATKTLTKVHTPNVKTIADLVAFLNVPIEKTLKSIVVEGEEEGKLVLLLLRGDHEFNDIKAEKLAGVKSPLVMATPAAIQTAFGANGGSLGPVGFTGKVYADFAVEKLADTVIGANENDYHYTGFNFGRDCPEPEFVDLRNVVEGDPSPDGKGRLKLARGIEVGHVFQLRDKYSKALNTTFLDSNGKAQIMEMGCYGIGITRIVAAAIEQNNDERGIIWTDAMAPFEVVIVPMNYKKSDSVREAADKLYAELLAKGVDVLLDDRDERAGVLLNDSELLGIPHRIVIGDRALKEGNVEYAKRTDSEAQSVAVGEVAAKVLEALGK, from the coding sequence ATGAAAGCCAGTCAATTTTTCATTTCCACCTTAAAGGAAGCCCCTACCGAAGCCGCCCTCGCCAGCCATAAACTGATGCTGCGTGCCGGCCTGATCAAAGCCAATGCTTCGGGTTTGTATACATGGATGCCGATGGGTTTGCGCGTGTTGCGCAAAGTCGAGAATATCGTGCGTGAAGAGATGAACCGTGCCGGCGCGGTGGAGCTGCTGATGCCGGTGGTGCAACCCGCCGAATTGTGGCAGGAAAGCGGCCGCTGGGAATTTTACGGCAAAGAGCTGTTGCGCCTGAAAGACCGCCATGACCGCGATTTCTGTATGGGCCCCACCTGCGAAGAAGTGATTACCGACATCGTGCGCAAAGAAATCACCAGCTATAAACAGCTGCCGAAAAATTTCTACCACATTCAAACCAAATTCCGTGACGAAGTCCGCCCCCGTTTCGGCGTGATGCGTGCACGCGAGTTTGTGATGAAAGACGCTTATTCCTTCCACACCGATTACGAATCGCTGGTGGAAGGCTACAACGCCATGTACGACGCTTATTGCCGTATTTTCAACCGCTTGGGCTTGAACTACCGCCCCGTAGCCGCCGACACCGGCAGCATCGGCGGCACCGGTTCGCACGAATTTCAAGTGCTGGCCGAAAGCGGAGAAGACGTGATTGCATACAGCGACGAATCCGATTTCGCCGCCAACGTCGAGCTGGCACCGACCCTGCCGCAACAAGGCGAACGCGCCGCCGCCACCAAAACCTTAACCAAAGTCCACACGCCTAATGTAAAAACTATTGCCGACTTGGTGGCGTTTTTGAATGTGCCGATTGAAAAAACGCTCAAATCCATCGTGGTGGAAGGCGAAGAAGAAGGTAAATTGGTGTTGCTGCTGTTACGCGGCGATCACGAGTTCAACGACATCAAAGCCGAAAAACTCGCCGGCGTGAAATCACCTTTGGTCATGGCTACGCCTGCCGCCATTCAGACGGCCTTCGGCGCCAACGGCGGTTCGCTCGGGCCTGTCGGTTTCACCGGCAAAGTATATGCCGATTTTGCCGTTGAAAAACTGGCCGATACCGTGATCGGTGCCAATGAAAACGACTACCACTACACCGGCTTCAACTTCGGCCGCGACTGCCCCGAACCTGAATTTGTCGATTTGCGCAATGTGGTTGAAGGCGACCCCAGCCCCGACGGAAAAGGCCGTCTGAAACTGGCACGCGGTATCGAAGTCGGCCATGTTTTCCAACTGCGCGACAAATATTCAAAAGCCTTGAACACTACCTTCCTCGATAGCAACGGCAAAGCGCAAATCATGGAAATGGGCTGTTACGGCATCGGCATCACCCGCATCGTAGCCGCCGCCATCGAGCAGAACAACGACGAACGCGGCATCATTTGGACAGATGCGATGGCACCGTTTGAAGTGGTGATCGTGCCGATGAACTACAAAAAATCCGATAGCGTGCGCGAAGCTGCCGACAAACTCTATGCTGAATTGTTGGCCAAAGGAGTGGATGTGTTGCTGGACGACCGCGACGAACGCGCAGGCGTGTTGCTGAACGACTCCGAACTGTTGGGCATTCCGCACCGCATCGTTATCGGCGACCGCGCGTTGAAAGAAGGCAACGTCGAATACGCTAAGCGTACCGACAGCGAAGCTCAAAGTGTGGCTGTTGGTGAAGTAGCCGCCAAAGTGCTGGAGGCTTTGGGTAAATAA
- a CDS encoding LemA family protein — MGPFLALLFVIACVIFPAVLYNRLVAGRNQYLNAFAQIQVQLKRRHDLIPNLIEAAKIYLNHERATLEAVTAARSRAESLLQAAAANPNVNSLTSLGAVETELNGALRNLQVTIEAYPELKADQNISQLTEALDTAENRVAFARQAYNDSVMFYNNLRQSFPTNMLAGFFGHKQDAALLKFEDNAVIQISPRILQ; from the coding sequence ATGGGACCGTTTCTCGCTTTACTTTTTGTTATCGCTTGTGTGATTTTTCCTGCCGTGCTTTACAACAGGCTGGTTGCCGGAAGAAACCAATATCTCAATGCGTTTGCGCAAATCCAAGTGCAGCTGAAACGCCGTCATGATTTGATTCCCAATCTGATTGAAGCTGCTAAAATCTATTTGAATCACGAGCGTGCCACTTTGGAGGCGGTTACGGCGGCACGAAGTCGTGCGGAGTCGTTGTTGCAGGCGGCAGCGGCCAATCCGAATGTCAATTCGTTAACTTCGCTCGGAGCGGTGGAAACTGAACTCAACGGTGCATTGCGGAATTTACAGGTAACGATTGAGGCATACCCTGAATTGAAAGCCGACCAAAACATTTCCCAGCTTACCGAAGCGCTTGATACGGCTGAAAATCGCGTGGCTTTCGCACGGCAGGCATATAACGACTCGGTGATGTTTTACAATAATCTGCGTCAGTCGTTTCCCACCAATATGCTCGCCGGTTTTTTCGGCCACAAGCAAGATGCGGCTTTGTTGAAGTTTGAAGATAATGCCGTAATTCAAATCAGCCCGCGTATTCTGCAATAA
- the fghA gene encoding S-formylglutathione hydrolase produces the protein MTAPTLTSRNKMFNGYHERYSHRSDATGTDMTFTIYLPPQALQGYRVPVLYWLSGLTCTDENFATKAGAQRFAAQWGIALVMPDTSPRGKDVPDADSYDLGQGAGFYVNATEQPWAKHYQMYDYIVGELPDLIEKHFSVTDQRSIFGHSMGGHGALQIALKNPKRYAAVSAFAPIVNPSETPWGQKAFAAYLGQNPQIWAQYDSTELVKSAARKLPILIDQGDADDFYPQELQPEKFVAAARGNGFNVEFNLRPGYDHSYYFIASFIDTHIEFHADAFGL, from the coding sequence ATGACCGCACCGACACTGACTTCCCGTAACAAAATGTTCAACGGCTATCACGAACGTTACAGCCACCGTTCAGATGCCACCGGTACCGACATGACTTTTACCATCTACCTGCCGCCGCAAGCCCTGCAAGGCTATCGCGTGCCCGTGCTTTACTGGCTCTCCGGTTTGACCTGCACCGATGAAAACTTTGCCACCAAAGCGGGGGCGCAACGATTTGCCGCGCAATGGGGCATTGCGTTGGTAATGCCCGACACTTCCCCCCGCGGGAAAGACGTGCCCGATGCCGACAGCTACGATCTGGGTCAGGGAGCCGGTTTCTATGTCAACGCCACAGAACAACCGTGGGCGAAACATTATCAAATGTACGACTATATCGTCGGCGAACTGCCCGACCTGATAGAAAAACATTTCTCTGTTACCGATCAACGCAGCATTTTCGGCCACAGCATGGGCGGCCACGGCGCGTTGCAGATTGCCCTAAAGAATCCCAAACGTTATGCTGCCGTCTCTGCCTTCGCCCCGATTGTGAACCCGAGTGAAACACCGTGGGGACAAAAGGCTTTTGCCGCATACCTAGGCCAAAATCCGCAAATATGGGCGCAATATGACAGCACCGAATTGGTTAAAAGCGCCGCACGCAAATTGCCGATATTGATAGACCAAGGCGATGCCGACGACTTTTATCCCCAAGAACTGCAACCCGAAAAATTTGTTGCGGCCGCACGAGGCAACGGATTTAACGTCGAATTCAACTTGCGCCCCGGATACGATCACAGCTATTACTTCATCGCCAGCTTCATCGACACGCATATCGAATTTCACGCCGATGCATTCGGGTTATAA